In Nocardioides jishulii, the DNA window CGTCGGACTCCCGGTGGGCTTCGCGGACGCCGACTTCGACGAGCTGCGCTCCGCGATGGCGGTGGACAAGAAGGCCCGGGGTTCGCAGCTGCGCTTCGTGGTGCTGGAGGATCTCGCGACCCCGCGGATCCTGGCGGGCCCGTCCGAGGAGCACCTCAGGGCGGCGTACGACGCCATGGTGGCGCGGGCATGAGCGCTCCACGGGTGCTGGTGCTGAACGGCCCCAACCTCGGCCGGCTGGGGCGTCGGCAGCCCGAGATCTACGGCACGACCACCCACGCCGAGCTCGCGGTGCTGTGCCTCACGTGGGGCCACGAGCTGGGACTGGCGGTGGAGGTGCGTCAGACCAACCACGAGGGAGACCTCCTCGACTGGCTCAACGCCGCGGCCGACGAGCAGGTGGCGGTGGTGCTCAACGCGGGTGCGTGGACCCACTACTCGCTGGCGCTCCACGATGCCTGCGCCCAGCTGGAGGCGCCGCTGGTCGAGGTGCACCTCTCCGACCCGAAGGCGCGCCCCGAGGTCTTCCGGCACACCTCGTACGTCGAGCCCTTCGCCGCAGCGACCTTCGCGGGGCACGGCGTGGAGGGCTATCGGATGGCCCTGGAGTTCGTCGCCTCCCGCTAGCCCGGAGGCGCGGTGGGACACCGGTTTCCCGGTGTGGCGTGCGCGCCACTAGAATCGCCAGTCGGCCCTGCAACCCCGAGACGAAGGCGGCACCCCGCTCATGGCAAGCACCAACGACCTCAAGAACGGCATGGTTCTCAACCTGGAGGGCCAGCTCTGGTCCGTGGTCGAGTTCCAGCACGTGAAGCCGGGCAAGGGCCCCGCGTTCGTCCGCACCAAGCTGAAGAACGTCGAGTCGGGCAAGACCGTCGACAAGACCTTCAACGCCGGCACGAAGGTCGAGACCGCCAACGTCGACAAGCGGACGATGCAGTACCTCTACAACGACGGCAACTCCTACGTCTTCATGGACGTGCAGACCTACGACCAGATCGAGGTCTCGCCCGAGTCGGTCGGCGACGCCAAGAACTTCCTCCTGGAGAACCAGGAAGCGATCATCGCCACCAACGAGGGTCGGGTGCTCTACGTCGAGCTGCCCGCGTCGGTGGAGCTCCTCATCGCCGAGACCGAGCCCGGCCTCCAGGGCGACCGCTCCACGGGCGGCACCAAGCCGGCCACGCTGGAGACCGGTCACGTCATCCAGGTCCCGCTCTTCATGACCAGCGGCGAGAAGGTCAAGGTCGACACCCGCGACTCGTCCTACCTCGGCCGCGTCAAGGCCTGACGGACCGGCTGGTCTCGACACCCATGGCTGCCCGCAGCAAGGCCCGCAAGCGCGCCCTTGACATCCTCTTTGCCTCCGAGCTGCGCTCGGAGGACCCGGTGGACGCCCTCGACAAGGCCGTCGCCGACGGCGAGGGCCCCACCAACGCCTACACCGGTGAGCTGGTGCGAGGCGTCCAGGCGCACCGCGCCAGGATCGACGAGGTGCTCAGGCAGTACGCCCAGGGCTGGTCGCTCGAGCGCATGCCGGCGGTGGACCGCAACGTCCTGCGCCTCGGCGTCTACGAGCTGCTCTTCTCCGACGACGTCCCCGAGGCGGTGGCCGTGAGTGAGGCCCTGGCCCTGGTCCGGGACCTGTCGACCGACGAGTCGCCCACCTACGTCAACGGTGTCCTCGGCGCCGTGATGCGCGACAAGTCCGACCTGGTCTGACCTCAGGACCATCCACGTACGCGAGCCCCGACGACCTGGTCGTCGGGGCTCGCGTGGTCTCCAGGCGGTGGGGACCAGACCGTGGCCTCTAGGCGGTGACCGGTGCGGTGGCCAGTGCCACCGCCGAGCGGACCAGGTAGTCCTTCGCAGTGGCCCCGGCGATCGTGCGGATCTGGGGCGCGCCGGAGGCGTCCTCCTCGACCAGGAGGCCGACACGGGCCAGCTGGAGGGTCCCCAGGCCGGTGGCGTAGAGCAGGTTCGCCAGGGCCGGGGGGTTGGTCACGTGGAAGTCCCCCGAGGCGCCACCCGCGACCAGCACCTTGGTCAGGATGCCGAGGCAGGAGGCCATCGCGCGGCCCAGCCGCAGCGCGGCCTCCTCGCTCACCTCGTCGAGCAGCTCTGGGCCCGTGCGGCGCATGAGCGTCTGCGCGCAGTCCACGAAGGCCGGATGGGCGAGTCCGTAGTCGGCAAAGGCTTCCACGAGGCGCTGGAGACGCACGGCAGGGACGGCCGAGGCGTCGTCGGCGAGGGAGAGGGCTGTGCGCAGCTCGTCGAGGTAGCCGACGAGCGTGAGCGCGAAGAGCTCCTCCTTGCCGCTGAAGTGGCGGTAGACGATCGCGCGATTGATGCCCACGGAGCGCGCGATGTCCTCGATCTGGGCGTCACCGAGGCCACGCTCGTCGAAGAGCGCCCGGGTGGCCGCGAGGATCTCCTGGGTGCGCTGGCGGCGGCGCGACGCCGCTGGGGTCCTCCCGCTGCGCTGCGCTGCGGGAGGAGTGGTGCTCTGCTCCATGGGGGGAGTGTAAGTCTTCGTGCAACCGCGTGTGACACCTGAGTGGCACGGGGTGGCGCCTGGCTGGCATGACCCGGCACCGGCGTCGAGTCGGGGTCGTGTCGGGGGCCGGGCGTACCGTGTCACCTGTGGTGGACGAGGGCTCGGAGCGGATCTGGCGGCCCGCCTGGGCCTGCCCGGTCGGGACGCTCCTGCGCCAGCACCGACGAGGGGCGGGGGACCCGACCCAGCGCGTCGACGGCGCCACGACCTGGCGGGCCGCACGTACGCCCCTGGGCCCTGTCACGCTCCGGGTGGAGCCCCTCAGTGCCGAGGGTGTGGTGCGGGCCCACGCGTGGGGCCCGGGGGCGGAGTGGGCCCTCGACCAGCTGCCTGCCCTGCTCGGTGCCGAGGACGACGTCACGCGCTTCGACCCGCGTACGCCGCTGGTCGCGGAGGCGTGGCGGCGGTCCGCGCACTGGCGTCTGGGGCGGACCGGCCTCCTCCATGAGTCCCTGCTGCCGTCGATCCTCGAGCAGAAGGTGACGGGCCAGGAGGCCTTCGCCTCCTTCCGACGCCTCGTACGGCGCCACGGTGATCCGGCGCCCGGTCCCGGCGCCGCCCTGGGGCTGCACGTGCAACCGTGCGCCGAGGTGGTGGCCCAGCTCCCCTCGTGGGAGTGGATCCAGCTCGGTGTCGACCACGCCCGGTCGAGCACCGCCGTCCGGGGTGCGCGTCTGGCGGGGTCGCTCCAGCGGATCGTGGAGCGTGAACCGTCCAGGATCGACGCCGCCCTGCGTTCGATCCCGGGGATCGGGGTGTGGACCAGCGCCGAGGTCCGCATGCGGGCCCTGGGGGACGCCGACGCCGTCTCCTACGGCGACTACCACCTCGCCACGCAGGTGGGGTGGGCGCTCGGGCACACCGTCTTCACCGACCGCGACCTGGCCGACTACCTCGCCCCGTGGGCGCCGCACCGCGGGCGCGTGGCACACCTGCTGCGGGGCATCGGGATGTCGAGACCCCGACGTGGGCCGAAGCTCGCACCGCGTACACACCTGCCGGTGAGGCGCTGAGACGCCCGCTGAGCCACCGATGGACCGGCCGGCCCATCCGGGCCGCGCACTGAGCAGTCAGAGAAGCAGGCCGTCAGAGAAGCGGGCGGAGCGGACCCAGCAGGAACTCGGTGATCTTGCGGTGCCACTCGCGCCCGTCCCACTCCTCGCGGGTGAGCTCGACGGCGTTGGTGAGGTCGACGCGGTAGATCTCCTCCATCGCGGCAGCCATGTTCTCGTCGATGATCTCGATGTTGATCTCGTAGTTGCCCGTGAGGCTGAGGCGATCGATGTTGGCGGTGCCCACCGTGGTCCACCGGCCGTCGATGGTGGCGGTCTTGGCGTGCACCATCGCACCCTGGTAGCGGAAGATGCGGATCCCCGCCTCCAGGAACTGGGCGTAGAGCCCACGCGAGATCCAGTCAGCCACGATGTGGTTGGAACGGTGGGGGATGAGGATGCGTACGTCGACGCCGCGGGCCACCGCGGCAGCCAGGGACTCGGTGAAGTCCTGGTCGGGGATGAAGTAGGCGTGTGTCATCCAGATGTGGTCGCCGGCGCGGTCGATCGCGTCGAGGTACATGGCGCGGATCGGGAACATCATCAGCCGCGGGGTGTTGCGGGAGAGCCGGATGTGGGCCTCCCACGTCGTCGGGGCCCCCAGCAGCAACGGCTGTTCGCTCGGCCTCAACCGGTGCCGGCGGTGGAGGTTCCAGAAGTCCGCGAACGCGCGCTTCAGGTCCCAGACCGCAGGGCCGGTGATGGCGATGTGGGTGTCGCGCCACTCCGTGGCGTACGGCGCCCCGATGTTGTAGCCGCCCACGAAGGCGACGGTGTCGTCGACGACCAGCACCTTGCGGTGGTCGCGGCCGTAGTGGCGGAAGTCCCAGAACCGGAAGCCCGCGTTGTAGATCGGGAAGCGCAGGACCGACATGTTGGAGGGGAAGCGCTTGAACCGTGGCGGGACGACGAGGTTCGCGAAGGCGTCGTAGATGCAGTAGACCTGCACGCCCCGGTCCGCGGCAGCCGAGAGTGCGCGCTTGAACGCCTCGCCGATCTCGTCCGACTTCCAGATGTAGGTCTCGAAGAAGATCTGGTGCTGGGCGCCGTCGATCGCGGCCAGCATCGCGTCGTACAGGTCCTGGCCGTAGGTGTAGACGGTGACCGACCCGTCCTCCACCTCGACGTTCGCGGGTGCGCTGCGCGGGAAGGGCTTCGAACGGTTGCCGCGGCGGCGGTACTTGTCGACCACCGTGAGGCCGATGGCCAGGGCGAAGGGGGTGACGAAGAGCGCCACCAGGACGCCGCGGACCACTCGGACCACACGGGCGGACAGGGGACGACTCACGCGGCCACCCTAACGTCGACGGCACCGGACGGGTGTCCCTCCCGCGGGGTGTCGACCTCCACGCGTGGGAGCGAGCTCGGCAAGGAGGTCAGCTCACCTTGAGGCCGGCGAGGGTGCGCTGCAGGAGCTCGAGGCGGTCGTCGTGGCTGGAGCGAGCGGTGAGGGTGCGACGCACCGAGACGTGGCCGTCGGCCACGAGGTCGCCGACGAGCACGCGGACGACTCCGATGGGGAGCTCCAACGCGGCTGCGACCTCGGCCACGGAGCGTCCGTCACAGAGCTCGAGCGCTCGGGCGTGCTGGCCGAAGACCTGGGCCTGTGAATCAGGGGTGGTCACCAGCGTGGCCTCGAAGGGGAGGTCGACGCGGGGCACCGTACGGCCACGGGTGAGGGTGAAGGGGCGGACGAACGCCGGAGGAGCCGGCTCACCGGCATGCTTGCCGCGCGGAGCGTCGTAACTGGCCATGAACACATGATCGCTCACCGACGTGGGTGGAAACCAATCCTCTGGCCACGATGTGGGCCACTCCACACCCCCAGGGCCCAAGAAGGTTCTCGACGGTGCCCGTCGACGCGCAGCCGGGTGATCTTCCCGGAGGCTGCGGTGGCGACGGCCGGCCTCCGGAGAGGCCGGCCGACGTCGACAGGGGTGGAGCGTCAGGTCAGCCGACGGGGAGCTGGCTGGCCATCCGCTCGAGGGCGTACTCGGTGACGCGGATCAGGGCGCCCTTGGCGGACTCCCGGTCGCGGGCGTCGATGCGGATCATCGGCACGTGCGCGGGGAGTGCCAGGGCCTCGCGCACGGCCTCGAGCTCGAACTGCGGGCCCTGGTCGAACTGGTTCAGCGCGACGATGAAGGGCAGACCCTTCTCCTCGAAGTAGTCGAGCGGCGAGAACGCCTCGTCCAGACGGTTGGTGTCGACCAGCACGATGGCGCCGATCGCGCCCAGGCACAGGTCGTCCCACATGAACCAGAAGCGCTTCTGGCCGGGCGTGCCGAACAGGTAGAGGATGAGGTCCTCGCCCAGGGTGATGCGTCCGAAGTCCATGGCCACGGTCGTGGTGTGCTTGGACGGCACCTGCGAGATGTCGTCGATGCCCACGGACTCGTCGGTGACGAGCGCCTCGGTGCGCAGGGGGTCGATCTCGGAGACGGATCCGACCAGGGTCGTCTTGCCGACGCCGAAGCCGCCCGCAATCACGATCTTGGTGGATGCGGCGCCACGGGAGTTAGAAGGCTCGAAGTCCACGGAGGGTCCTTTCGATCAGGTCGCGACGCTGGTCACTGGAGGAGTTGGAGGAGATGGTTGCCTGCACGGCCACGTGACCGGCTTCGATGAGGTCCGCGAGCAGCACGCGGACCACGCCGATCGGCATGGAGACGAGCGCCGAGACCTCGGCAACCGAACGAAGGTGGCACACGTCCACGACGTGGGCGATCGAGGCGTTGGGCCACGACCGACCGTGGGCGTGCTCCTGCAGGCGCAGGGTCGCCTCGACGGGGAGGTCCACCTTGGGCTTGGTGCGCCCTGCGGTGATCGTGAAGGGACGGACGATCCGCGGTGCGGGGGCGTCGTCCCAGTCGTCGTCAGTAGCCATGTGGGTTCACCCTCACGCGGTCGGCTGGGGCACTCGCGCCGTCGCCTGGACCATGCGGCCCACACGCTCGACGAGAAGGGCCATCTCGTAGCCGACCTGGCCGATGTCGGCGGAGTCCTGGGTCAGGACGGCGAGGTTGGACCCGTCCCCGACGGCCATGAGGAGCAGGTAGCCCAGCTCCATCTCGATGACCGTCTGGAGGACCGGGCCACCCTCGAAGAGGCGGGAGGCGCCGACGGCCAACGAGGCGAGACCCGACGAGACCGCCGCGACCTGCTCGGCACGGTCGGCGGGGAGGCGGTCGCTGGCGGCCATGAGCAGGCCGTCCGCGGACACCAGCACGGCGTGGGCGGTGCCGGGAACCTCCTGGATGAACTTGGTGACGATCCAGTTCAGTCCGGTGTCCTGGGCGTGTGCGCTTTCGTTGGTCATGCCGGACCTTCCTTCTGGGTGTTGGTGGTGGTGACGGATGCGGTGCGGCCGCGGGAGACCCCGGCTGCGTGGGCTGCCAGGCGCTTACGGATGGCTTCCGGGTCGCGCGTCGGGGCGGTACGCGTCGGGGCGACGCTGCCCGGGACCAGGCGTCGGCCCGGCTGACGCTGGGGGAGGCCGGAGGTGGCCGTCGGGACGACCTCCGACTCGGTGGCCCGGTGGGCGGCGTGCCAGCCCGCGTCGGCGGTGGTGCCGAACGAGGCCTGGGTGCCTCCGAGCCAGCCCGTGGAGGGAGCCTCCGTCGGCGGCGGGGTGATGCTGTGGGAGCCGGGCGAACGCGTGGGGAGCGAGCCGTTGCTCAGGCCGTTGCTCAGGCCGTTGTGCGAGCCCTCGTGGGCCACCGGCGCCACGACGGCAGGTGCCTCGACGGGCGTGGGGTCCGTGACCTCGACCTGCGTCGCGCTGGCCTCGTCGACCACGAGCTCGGCAGACTCCATCGTGGACGCCTCGTCCACCTGGCGGTCCGTCTTCCTGGGAGTGTCCAGGCCGAGCGGGTCCTCGGCGGAGATCTGCGGAGAGGGCTCGGTGGCCGGAGCCGACTTCGCTGCGGAAGACCCCTGCGCTGCAGCGCGTGCTGCACGCACCTCTCGCAGCGACACCATGCCCAGGGCGCCACTCTCGGCCTTCCCGTTGGAGGAGCCGTCCTCGCCGGTGGCACGCGCGAACAAGCTCACGTTCTCGTCGGGCTCGGGTGCGGCGACCGGCTCGGGCGCGGCGACCAGGGCCACGGGCTCCGGGACTGCGACGGGCTCGGCGACCGGCTCGGGCGCGGCGACGGCGGGCGGAGCCTGCGCGGTGTCAGCGAAGAGGCTGCCGCCGGCGGGGGCGACCGCTGCCTGCCGACCGGGCACGGTGGCACCGGGCCGACGCTTGGGCAGACCGGTCACGGCACTGATGGCCGCGTTGATCTGCTCGACCTGACGGTCCTCCTGAGGCGCCGGGGCGACCTCGGGTGCCTTGGCGACGGGTGCGGGTGCGGGTTCGGGAGCATTCGTCCAGCCGTTGCTGCGCTGCGGCAGGGGGTCCGTCAACGGATCACCCAGCGGCGTCGGCAGCGGGTCGTTCAGGGGGTCGGGGCGAGCAGCGGGAGCTGTCGGAGCGACGGGCTCCTGGATGACCGGCTCGGCGACGACGGGAGGAGCCATGGTCGGGGCAGGTGCCTGCTTGGGCACCTCCGGGGCGGCCTGCACGCTGTGAGCGGTGGGCACGTCGATGGGCGGCGGCACGGTGACGACCGTCTCCGGCTTCGAGCCACCGACCAGCAGGGAGTCGGGGATGCCCACGGTGGCGGTGACGCCACCGCGACCGTTCTTCGTCAGCCTGACGTCGAGCGAGTGGCGCTGGGCCAGACGGCTCACCACGAAGAGGCCCATGCGTCGGGCGGCGTCGGGGGTGATGCCGACGTCGGAGCGCAGCATGGCGTTGAGCTGGTCGAGGACGTCGTCCGGCAAGCCGAGGCCACCGTCGGAGATGGAGATGACGGTCTGACCCACGGCGCTCGTGGTGCTCACGTTGACCGGCTCGGTCGGCGGCGAGAACGAGAGCGCGTTGTCGATGAGCTCGGTCAGCAGGTGGACGATGTCGTTGGCGGCCGCACCGACGAGCTGCTCGGAGGAGCCGCCGCGCATCTCGACGCGCTGGTACTCCTGCACACCGGCCGTGGCGGCCTGGAGCGCGTCGTTGACCAGCAGGCTCTGACCGTCGCGCTGGCGGACCGGTGCGTCGGAGAGGATGACGAGGCTCTCGGCGGTACGACGCTGGCGGGCAGCCAGGTGGTCCAGCCGGAAGAGGCTCTCGAGGCGACGGGGGTCCTGCTCGTCGCGCTCAAGCTCCTCGATCAGGCCGAGCTGCTGGTTGATCAGGGAGGTGTTGCGACGCGAGAGGGTCACGAACATCTCACCGACCTGCGTACGGAGCTGCGCCTCACCCTTGGCGAGGTCGACGGCGGTCTGGTGGAGCTCGTCGACAGCTCGGGCCAGCTGGCCCATCTCCTCGTTGGTGTGCACAGGGATCCGGTCGATCGTGCCCGGGTCTCCGCCGGAGCGGATCGTGGCGACCGCCTGCGGCAGCTTCGTGCTGGCCACCTCACGGGCGCTGTCGCGCACGGTGAGCACCGGGCGGGTCATCACGCGGACGATCAGCCAGGCCAGGACCATCGTGGTGAGGAGGGAGGCCGCGAGGATGATGATGTTGAGGATGGCCTTCGAGCGCGCCTCGGCAGCGCTGGCGTCCAGCGCTTCCTCGGACTCGGTCAGGACCTGGGACTGAAGGCTGTCGTAGACCTTGAGGGCGTCCTCGTAGACGAGCTCGCCGGTGCCCTTCTCGACGGTGTCGAAGCGCGAGGCGTTGAGCGAGCGCAGGTCGAGGACGTCCGGGGCCTGCTCCCTGGCGCGGGCCAGCTGCGCGACGGCAGCTTCCTCGACGCCCAGGGCCGACAGGACGTCGGAGGAGTTGGTGATGCGGTTGCCCTGGTAGGCGACCTGGAGCTGCTGCATCGTGAACGCGAGCCGGCCGTCCATCACGTAGCCGATCTGCTGGAGCACGGGCTCCGGGGCGTTCTGGCCGTTGATGATCGACTGGTAGAAGTCGCTCACGCCGTTGTGCAGCTGGCGCACCTGCGAGAGCGACTGGAGCAGCGTCACGTAGGCGCGGCCGTCGCGGAGCTGGTCACTCAGCGCCACGAGCCCTTCGAGCTGGGCCTTCTGGTTGTCGGTGAGGGCCTCGTCGTCGATCTGGGCCTCGAGCCGCTCGGCTGCCTTGCGGACCTTCTCGACTGCTTCCTTGCGCGCGGGAGAGTTGGACGCCGACTCGGAGCGCGCGACGACGGTCGCGGACTCGGCGGCGTACAGGTAGTCGATGGTGGGGCCGAGTACGCCGATCTGTCCGGCCGTGGCGTGGTACTGATCGGCGACGAGCCAGGCCTCGACCGACTTGTCGACCGCGAACCACGAGGCGGCGACCATCGGGAAGGCGAGGGCGAGGGCGATCTTGTTGCGCAGCTTCCAGCCGGAGACGCGCCACCCGGCGCGGGACCTCACGCGCTCGACGTCGGAGGTGTCCGACGAGGACGACGACACGCCGTTCTTCTTCGTTGCCATGAGCTCTCCGGTGGGTCTCTCTGGTGGATCGTCCGTAAAACGGCTGGACCGCGGATCGGGCCCGGACGACAACATAAGGACCAAGACCGTCCTGTGTTCGCGGAATGGCAGGACTGGTGTGACGAAAGTTGCCCACGGGGGCTCGTGCTGCTACCAGTCGAAGGCGCTTGCCTCGGCACGCCGCCCAGAGGGCCGAGCACCGTCGAGCGAGGCGGGGGCGCGTGGGTGCGCCTTGTCGGCCGGGCCGCGTACGCTCGAAGCATGCGGCCAGTGAGCGACCTGGAGCGCCGGGTGGCGCCCTTCACCGTCAAGTCCGACTACCAGCCCTCGGGTGACCAGCCGACGGCGATCAAGGAGATCTCCGAACGCATCCGGGCGGGCGAGAAGGACGTGGTGCTGCTCGGTGCCACGGGCACGGGCAAGACGGCGACCGTGGCGTGGGTGACCGAGGAGCTCCAACGCCCCGTGCTGGTGCTCCAGCCCAACAAGACGCTCGCCGCGCAGTTCGCCAACGAGCTGCGTCAGCTCTTCCCCGACAACGCCGTCGAGTACTTCGTCTCGTACTACGACTACTACCAGCCCGAGGCCTACGTCCCGCAGACGGACACCTACATCGAGAAGGACTCCTCGATCAACGAGGAGGTCGAGCGCCTGCGGCACTCCGCCACCAACTCGTTGCTCACGCGCCGCGACGTCATCGTGGTCTCGACGGTCTCGTGCATCTACGGCCTGGGCACGCCGCAGGAGTACGTCGACCGCATGGTGCGACTCCGTCGGGGCCAGGAACAGGACCGCGACAAGCTGCTCCGCCAGCTCGTCGACAACCAGTACACCCGCAACGACCTGAGCTTCACCCGAGGCACGTTCCGGGTCCGCGGCGACACCGTGGAGGTGTTCCCGGTCTACGAGGAGATGGCGATCCGCATCGAGTTCTTCGGTGACGAGGTCGAGCGGCTGATGACCCTGCACCCGGTGACGGGCGAGGTCCTGACCGAGGACGACGAGATCCATGTCTTCCCCGCCACGCACTACGTCGCCGGACCTGAACGCATGGAGCGGGCGATCAAGGGCATCGAGGCCGAGCTCGTCGAGCAGCTGGCGACCTTCGAACGGCAGGGCAAGCTCCTGGAGGCCCAGCGGCTGCGGATGCGCACCACGTACGACATCGAGATGATGCGGCAGGTCGGCTCCTGCTCCGGGATCGAGAACTACTCGATGCACATGGACGGTCGCAACCGAGGGAGTGCGCCCAACACGCTCCTGGACTACTTCCCCGAGGACTTCCTGCTGGTCATCGATGAGTCCCACGTCGCCGTGCCGCAGATCGGCGGCATGTACGAGGGCGACATGTCGCGCAAGCGCAACCTCGTCGAGCACGGCTTCC includes these proteins:
- the uvrB gene encoding excinuclease ABC subunit UvrB, with the protein product MRPVSDLERRVAPFTVKSDYQPSGDQPTAIKEISERIRAGEKDVVLLGATGTGKTATVAWVTEELQRPVLVLQPNKTLAAQFANELRQLFPDNAVEYFVSYYDYYQPEAYVPQTDTYIEKDSSINEEVERLRHSATNSLLTRRDVIVVSTVSCIYGLGTPQEYVDRMVRLRRGQEQDRDKLLRQLVDNQYTRNDLSFTRGTFRVRGDTVEVFPVYEEMAIRIEFFGDEVERLMTLHPVTGEVLTEDDEIHVFPATHYVAGPERMERAIKGIEAELVEQLATFERQGKLLEAQRLRMRTTYDIEMMRQVGSCSGIENYSMHMDGRNRGSAPNTLLDYFPEDFLLVIDESHVAVPQIGGMYEGDMSRKRNLVEHGFRLPSAMDNRPLRWEEFLDRIGQTIYLSATPGDYELDRVGGAQNAVQQIIRPTGLIDPEVIVKPTKGQIDDLIHEIRERVERNERVLVTTLTKKMSEDLTDYLLEAGIRTRYLHSEVDTLKRIELLRDLRLGEYDVLVGINLLREGLDLPEVSLVAILDADKEGFLRSDKSLIQTIGRAARNVSGQVHMYADRITRSMESAIDETNRRRAIQVAYNTEHGIDPTPLRKKIADITEMLAREDETTQELLQTWADVGQKGRAGGVKPKGSPTPMLSKLHHDLPDTAGVPSSDLAELIQQLTDQMKTAAAELQFEVAARLRDEISELKKELRQMMEATK